The following is a genomic window from Chloroflexota bacterium.
CTGGCGTGGGCACGGGGGCGGCACCCGTCGGCTCCGCTCGGCCCACTCGCAGATACCCCGCCGGCTCCAGGGCGTCGACCAGCGGCTGGAGGGCGGGTGCGGGGATGGCAGTCCCGCGATTGCCGTACCTCTCGGCGTGGCTGAGGACCAAGTGGTCGCGGGCACGGGTCGCGGCGACGTAGAAGAGGCAGAGCTCCTCGATCCCTTCCTCTTCGTCGGTGGTCCCACGGATCAGACCGGGCGGGAGGGGCAGCGGGTCGCGCTCGGCGAGCGGGAAGCGGCCGACGGCCAGGTTTGGCACGAAGACGACGGGCCACTCGAGTCCCTTGCTGCGGTGGACGGTCAAGACATGGACCACGTCGCTGGCGACGAGGGCATCGTCCGTGAGCCCCAGCTCACCGGACTCCAGGCACGTGCGCACGAAATCGATGAACGCCGCGGTGTCGCCACCGCCCATCAGCGCGCTCCGCTCGCCGAACTCGCGCGCCAGATCGGCCACCTGTCCGAGCGTTGCTAGCTGGCGCCGGCCGGCCGGTGAACCGTCGGCGAGCAGCTCGCGTAGCCACGTGGCGTGCTCGAACAGGTAGGCGGCCAGGACACCCCAGGGAGTCGCGAGGTGACCGAGCGCACCCGCCAGCGCCTTCAGGTGCTGCGCCCGGCCCAGCCCCTCGGCGCTCAATCCTTCGACCTCCCCATTGACTGCCGCGAAGAGTGCGGCCCGCGCCGACCGGCCGCGGATCTGCGCCGTCCGGAGTAGGCGGCGCAGGTCCTCCTCCGCCAAGTGATGCTCGGGCAGGCGCGCCAGCCGCACCAGGCCCTGCGGGTCGTCCGCGGCGAGCAGCAGGACCCCCAGGAGATCCTTGAAGGCCGCGCGGTCCTCGAGCGCCCCGCCCCAGTCGGTCGGGACGCCGGCGGCCTCCAGCGCATCCGAGATCTCCTGCGCCTGGGCCGTCCTGCGACAGAGGACGGCGATGTCGCCCGGTGGTCGGCCTGCGATCTCGCCCTTGACCCGCTCCACCAGCGCGGCCAGCTCGTCGGCACCCGTACCGGCCACCGACAGCTCCACCGCGGCTTCGGCCCGCAGCCGTCCCCGGTGGGCGCGCAGCTCGGCGACCGGAAGCGGCCGGCCGTCGGATCCGGCCGGTAGCGGGATATCCACGGCCTGGCCGGCTTTGACCACGTCCTCGACCGAGCGGTAGTTCCACACGAGCGGGATCACCTCGGCGCCCGGGTAGTCGTGTCTGAACTCGCGCAGGTTCACCGGCGACGCGCCGCGGAAGCGGTAGATGCTCTGGCGGGGGTCGCCAACGGCCCAGACGATGCCCCGCCCGCCGTCGAGGGCGTGGACCAGGCGGCCGCTGGCGTAGTTGATGTCCTGGAACTCGTCGACCAGGATGAAGTCCCACCGCCCGCGGATGTCGTCGGCCACACCGGGCACGTCGAACAGGCGGACCGCCTCGGCGATCAGGTCCCCGTAGTCCAGGTACCCGCCCTCGCGCAGCCAGGCCTCGTAGGTCGCGTAGACCGCGGCCGCGTCGACACACTCGGCCGCCCTGCGGCGCTCGGCTGCGAGCGCCTCTGCATCGTCCTGGTCGGCAGGTTCCGGCCGTGCGGCAAGTTCTTGTTGCCACTCCGCCGCGGACCGCGCGACGTCCTCGGGCCCGCGCAGCTCGTCCTTGGCCCTGGAGATGGTCTGGAGCAGGCGCCGCAGGTTGCGCGAGGGTCGGTGGAGGTCTTCGAAGTTACCGAGCGGCAGCTGCCCCAAGCGGCGGCGCAGCAGCACGAAGGCGTCGATCTCCGTGAGGAGTTGCGGGTCTTCTTTCAGCCCGAGATGGTGGCCGTAGGTCTGCAGGAGCTGGAACCCCAGCGAATGGAAGGTCGCCACGTCGATGGCGTGGGCCTGCGCTGGCAGGAGCGAGGCGAGGCGCGCCCGCATCTCCTCAGCCGCCTTGTTGGCGAAGGTCAGCGCGAGGACGCGGTTCGCGGGCACCCCCCGTTCCTGCACGAGGTAGCGGTAGCGCTCGGTGAGCACACGGGTCTTGCCGGCGCCGGGCCCGGCCAGCACAAGGCCCGCCCCGTCCACGGTGGCGGCGGCCTGCTGCGACGAATCCATGCCGGGCACCGGCCGGTCGCCCGCCGACGGGGCCGGCGCCAGCGGCGCCGGTCCGGGCAGGAGGGCGGCGGCGAGCTGGTTGAGCATCGCCGTGCGCGTCACGCCGAAGTAGGCGGCGAGGCGACGCACGGTCCAGCTCGGGTCGCCGAGGACCATGGAACGCACTCGCTCAACCGGCATCAGCAGCTCGGCGGCGAAGACGTTGGCCTCGAGCTCCCAGCGGTCGCGGTCGCTGTAGGCCCGGTAGACGCCGTCCTTGACCGTCAGGGCCCCGACGTGCGGCGCGTCGTCGATCTGCTTTGGGCTGTCGTCGAACCGGCGCGGCGGGTGCTCGAGGGCGCGGTGTCCGAGCTCGTGGGCGACGGTGAAGCGCTGCCGCGCCGCCTCCTCGTCCGGGCGATAGCCGATCACACCGTCGTCCAGGTACAGGCGACCGGACACGTTCTCCGGGAGCTCATCGTCGGGCACGACCGACAGTTGGTAGAGCTCGCGGGCGATCGCCTTGAGGTGGGCATGGCTACCGGCGTGCAGGCCGAACGGCGGGCGCCCGGTGCGCCGCTCGTATGCACTGAGCACGTCGGCCGCGCGTCGACGGATGATCGCCCAGTGGTCCACGGCTTCTAGCCCTCCCGACCCTCGGTCTCCAACCACGCGCGCCGGTGCTCGTCGGTCAGGTCCGGCGCGCTCGCCAGCGCATCGCGGAACGGCACGAGCCCCCGCTCGTCGGCTCCCGCGGGCTGCGCCACGCTCGCCTTCGACGTGCCCCTGCGCCCCTGGGTGCCGGCGCGCGCGTGCGCCAACTGGGCCGTACGGGCCCTCGGGGCTATGCACCGGCGCACCTCGGCGGCGCCGATGCCCAGCTCCTCTCCCAGCCCCTCGAGGAGTGGCTCGGGCACGGTCTCCGGGTCGATGCGGCCGCGCTGCAGCTTGAGCGTGACGCTCGGGGGCACCCGGAGTCGCCCCGCCAGGTCGTCGTGGGTCACGCCGGCGCGAGCCAGCAACCCCGCGAGCGAGGCCGGGTCGTGCGTCGAACCGGCGCCGGACTGGTCGGGCGCGCCGGCGGCGACCGGCAGCACGACCCTCTCATGGATCTTCACACCGAGTGCGTCGGCGACTTCCTGGACCCGTTCCAGGCTCACGCCGGCGTAGCGAGTGGCCTCGTATCGCTGCACCTGCTGCTTCTTCAACCCGAGTCGACCGGCCAGCGCCTCCTGGCTCAACCCGGCCGCCGCCCGCGCGCGGATCAACGCCTCCGGCAGCTCGCCGAGGGAGGCCAGCTCGAGGACCGCCACCTGCCCGCGGCGCAGGGCTTCGTACTCGGCGAGCTGCTCGCGCAGCTCCTCGACCTGGCTGTCGTACTGGTCACGCAGCGCCTGCCGCGCTCGGGGAGGAAGGGAGGCGCCCTCCTCGTCGACGCCGGCACGGGCCTGCTCGAAGCGCTCCAGCCAGCTCTTGGTGATGCGGTACTGCCGCTCGTTCGTGATCATGGTAGGCCTCCTAGATCGATCGCGACGATGCCCTTCGGGTCGCCGGTGTCCCTGTCGCGCTGGAAGAAGTCGAGGTACGGCGTGCCCCTCGGGTCCGCCGCCGACTCCGCGATGAAGAGCTCGCCCCCGAACGTGGCCTTCTGGGCCGCCCGCCGATTGCGCCAGTCGAGCAGGACCGGGGCGAGCTGGTCCAGGCTGTCGAATTCGACGTCGGCCATCTCCCAGCAGGCATCGAAGTCGTTGGGCGCCTCCTTGGCGGTGACGAAGCTGCCGTCGATGTACGCCCGCCGGCACCCGGCCCGGCGGAGCGAGTCGAGCGCGGCCTTGAGGCCGGCGAGCAGCGCCAGGCGGTGCGGGGTGTAGCCGTAGCGCGCCAGGAGCCCATCCCAGGTAGCCTCGTGGATGCCGGGTGGCAGGTTGCCCGTGGCCGCGTCGAATGGCGGGAGCATAAGACAATTCTACCGTTGTCTCTCTTCCCGATCAAGGCCGCCGCGCCGCTCCAGCCAGTCGCGGCGCTGCGCCGGGGTCAAGTCCTCGCAGCTCGCGAGCAGCGCACGGAATGGCTGCGGGGCTGGCCGCTCGCCCGTAGCCGGCCGTCCGGTGCCGCGGGCGTGCCCCGCACTGGATCGCCGGATGGGAGCCGTGGCCGTCGCTCGCAGGACATCGAGCGCTTCCTCGGCCGTCCGCCGGAGCACAGCCCCCAGTCGACTCAAGAAGACCGGGTCGATCGGCTCGTCGTCATCCGCGATCAGCCGGCCGCGCTCGACCCGCACGATGAAGCTCACGGGCACATTGATCGTGGCTGCAGCCTGCTCGCGGGAGACGCCGGCCCCGGCCAGCGCCTCCCGCAGCGTCTCGGCTCCGCAAGCATCCTGCACGGCCTGCTCGCGCAGCCTCCGCGTGGAGGCGGAGGACTCCGGCGGCTCCGGCACTCGGTCGAGCGCCCGCTCCACCTCGAGCAGCGTAGTGATGAAGTCGACGAGTTCCTCCCGGTGGTGCGGGTGGCGAGCGACGACCTCCTCCAGCGCCGGCGCCTGTCCCGCCTCGTGCGCTTCGAGGTATGCCACCTTGATCTCGTCCACGTCCCGCTCGGCGCTCATGTCGCGTCCCCTTCTAGTCGTTGCGCGTACATCGCCCGGAGCGTGGCCAGCGCCTGCTCCAGGTCGGTCTGGGCGGTCTTAGCCGACACACCGACGCGGGCGGCGACATCGGCCCACGCCCGCCCGTCGAACAGGCGATCCTCGACCACCCGCCGCTGGCGCGGCGGCAGCTGGCCCAGCCAGCCCACCGCCGTCCGGCCGAGGGCCTGCTCCGCGATCCGCGCGTAGGCATCCTCACCGGCCGGGTCCGCCACCTCCAGCGGCCGGGCGACTCGCTCGCCGCTTGCCGCCGCTGCCGCTCGCTCGTTGGCGGCCTCGAGGCTCAGCAGGGTGAAGCCTGCCGAGTTCGGTGCGCCCGCCTTCGTGAGGCCGTGATGCACCCGCACTTTCCTGATGGCGTCGATGATCAGGGTCTTCACGACCAGGTTGAAGCGTCGTTCCATGAGGGCGTTGGTGCCCGAGGTGTCGCGGACCCGCCGGCAGAGCTCGGCGAACATCTCGGCCACCGCGTCCTCGATCAGCTGGGGCGCCTCGTCGAACGCGGCGCGGGCGTAGCGCTCGAAGCGCCGCTCGAGCCGACGGGCCAGTTCTCCGACGATCGACGTGGCCCGCGCCCGCGCCCGCACCGCCGCCTCGGCCTCCCCCCGCGCGCGTCGCTCCTGCTCGGTCCGGAGATGGCCCCGGAGCTCGCGGACCATCTCCTCGGCTTCCCCGGGACCGAAGACCGGGTTGCCGCCGCCCAATCGCTGGCTGCTCACGCTCCCGACGCTCCTCATGTGGTGCGGCCGCACCATGATCGAGACCCACGCCAAGATAGTCGTCCGTCCCGGGGAGGAAGCGAAATGGCCCACGGCAAGGAGCAGCGGTCCGTCGGGCTTCGCGTCGCCGCGGCGCCGAACGACCATCCGTGTCGAGGGGCGGTCGAGACGCCGCCTCCGCAGTCCAAGAGGAGGCACCGCAGATGCCGACGCACGCCACGACGATCCCGACGACGTACCACCTCAGGGTGCTGGCCCAGAGCGGGAAGAAGGCCGAACTCCAGGCG
Proteins encoded in this region:
- a CDS encoding UvrD-helicase domain-containing protein, whose translation is MDHWAIIRRRAADVLSAYERRTGRPPFGLHAGSHAHLKAIARELYQLSVVPDDELPENVSGRLYLDDGVIGYRPDEEAARQRFTVAHELGHRALEHPPRRFDDSPKQIDDAPHVGALTVKDGVYRAYSDRDRWELEANVFAAELLMPVERVRSMVLGDPSWTVRRLAAYFGVTRTAMLNQLAAALLPGPAPLAPAPSAGDRPVPGMDSSQQAAATVDGAGLVLAGPGAGKTRVLTERYRYLVQERGVPANRVLALTFANKAAEEMRARLASLLPAQAHAIDVATFHSLGFQLLQTYGHHLGLKEDPQLLTEIDAFVLLRRRLGQLPLGNFEDLHRPSRNLRRLLQTISRAKDELRGPEDVARSAAEWQQELAARPEPADQDDAEALAAERRRAAECVDAAAVYATYEAWLREGGYLDYGDLIAEAVRLFDVPGVADDIRGRWDFILVDEFQDINYASGRLVHALDGGRGIVWAVGDPRQSIYRFRGASPVNLREFRHDYPGAEVIPLVWNYRSVEDVVKAGQAVDIPLPAGSDGRPLPVAELRAHRGRLRAEAAVELSVAGTGADELAALVERVKGEIAGRPPGDIAVLCRRTAQAQEISDALEAAGVPTDWGGALEDRAAFKDLLGVLLLAADDPQGLVRLARLPEHHLAEEDLRRLLRTAQIRGRSARAALFAAVNGEVEGLSAEGLGRAQHLKALAGALGHLATPWGVLAAYLFEHATWLRELLADGSPAGRRQLATLGQVADLAREFGERSALMGGGDTAAFIDFVRTCLESGELGLTDDALVASDVVHVLTVHRSKGLEWPVVFVPNLAVGRFPLAERDPLPLPPGLIRGTTDEEEGIEELCLFYVAATRARDHLVLSHAERYGNRGTAIPAPALQPLVDALEPAGYLRVGRAEPTGAAPVPTPAARSGDPWVLAAEVPFGALEDYEACGQRFKYGHVYGLRGEERGSILFHRAVYATLSWMANQTSGGSPPDVAAALAHLAGHWDDSGLVGHWYERGYRRRAERLVRAFSERLAPGLQVTIRRRAALRLDDKRVVEVNVDEEEVRDGKHIYRRYHFGRPAKSHKDDHRLALYAALHHQDHAGVPFEVRLYYPLSGLEQPADPTARVISNRTGKMAELIRAIEAGGFRPKQSLEHCPPCPFNLICPA
- a CDS encoding helix-turn-helix transcriptional regulator — encoded protein: MITNERQYRITKSWLERFEQARAGVDEEGASLPPRARQALRDQYDSQVEELREQLAEYEALRRGQVAVLELASLGELPEALIRARAAAGLSQEALAGRLGLKKQQVQRYEATRYAGVSLERVQEVADALGVKIHERVVLPVAAGAPDQSGAGSTHDPASLAGLLARAGVTHDDLAGRLRVPPSVTLKLQRGRIDPETVPEPLLEGLGEELGIGAAEVRRCIAPRARTAQLAHARAGTQGRRGTSKASVAQPAGADERGLVPFRDALASAPDLTDEHRRAWLETEGREG
- a CDS encoding sigma-70 family RNA polymerase sigma factor gives rise to the protein MSSQRLGGGNPVFGPGEAEEMVRELRGHLRTEQERRARGEAEAAVRARARATSIVGELARRLERRFERYARAAFDEAPQLIEDAVAEMFAELCRRVRDTSGTNALMERRFNLVVKTLIIDAIRKVRVHHGLTKAGAPNSAGFTLLSLEAANERAAAAASGERVARPLEVADPAGEDAYARIAEQALGRTAVGWLGQLPPRQRRVVEDRLFDGRAWADVAARVGVSAKTAQTDLEQALATLRAMYAQRLEGDAT